In Burkholderiaceae bacterium DAT-1, the genomic stretch CGATACAAGCAGGCGCAGCAGTCTAGCCGAGTGGGTTGAGGGTGGAACAGTGACGGCGTAAGGGTTTTGGGCGAGTGTTGTATAAAACAATGCAAGATTTGAGTATGTTGAAATGCGTAAACGGACTTGCATCCCATCAGGATGAAGGTACACTCGCGCCGTCTTGATTATCCGGAGCACGTGCATGCCATTGGACCATCTGTTGGCGAATAATCGTGAGTGGGCTCGCAAAGTCAACGAACGGGACCCGGTTTTCTTCGAGCAACTCGCTCAGCAACAAGCGCCTGAATATATGTGGATCGGCTGTGCCGACAGTCGAGTACCTGCAAACGAGCTGATCAATCTGATGCCGGGCGAAGTGTTCGTGCATCGCAATGTGGCCAATCTGATTGTTCACTCGGATCTGAACTGTCTGTCTACGTTGCAGTTTGCCGTTGATATGCTGAAGGTCAAGCATGTGATTGTCTGCGGCCATTATGGCTGTGGCGGTGTGCGCGCAGCGCTGACCGAAACCCGTGTGGGACTGGCCGATAACTGGCTGCGCCATATACAGGATATTCATCGCGCACATTTCCGCAAAATCGAGCAAATGCCGCCAGAGATTCGTGCGGATAAGCTGTGTGAGCTGAACGTGATTGAACAGGTGGTGAATGCCAGCCGTACCACCGTGGTGGAAGATGCGTGGGCGCGCGGTCAGGCCGTGACCGTGCATGGATGGGTGTACAGCTTGCAAAATGGCCTGCTGCAAGATCTGCAGGTATCCATGGAGAGCCGTGATTCGTTGATTGATACCTATCACGACGCACTCAAACGCTGGATGGTGGTGTAGTCGCAGCAGACCACTGATCGCCCATTGCGCGTGAGGCGGTGACGGCGTTAGTCTGTTGCCGCAATCACGAGAACGCAAGCGGAGGCGATCAATGAAACTGGGTGAAGAATGGCAGGTCTGGTTGCAGGACAACCTGAACCGGGGATGCACGCATCAGGCAATTTTCAAAGCCATGACCGGGGCTGGGGTCGATGAATCGGCTGCCCGTCAGTTTATGCAGTCCGCCATTCCGGATCTGGATATACTGGCCTCCATTGCCCCTGATCCTCTAAATTCGCTTGAATATCGTTACGATCCGATGCCGATTCCTGATGTAAACCGGCTGGATGTCGGGGATCGTACCGTCTCTGTGGCCATGCGCTGCGAATTACCGCAGGTTATTGTATTCGATGGCGTGCTGACCGATGATGAGTGCGATGAAATCATTGCCCGCTCGCGTGCCAAGCTGACGCGCTCGGCGATTGTTGATCCGGCCACTGGTGCGTTTGAGGTCATTGACGATCGCAGTAGTGAAGGCACCTATTTCAATCGCTGCGAAGATGCCTTTATTACGCGAATCGATACGCGTATTGCCCGGCTGATGCACTGGCCCCTGGAGAATGGCGAAGGGTTACAAATCCTGCGCTATGGTGTGGGGGCAGAGTATAAGCCTCACTTCGACTACTTCCCGCCCAGCGATCCCGGCAGTGCCACCCATTTGGCGCACGGCGGCCAGCGGGTGGCGACACTGGTGCTCTATCTGAACGATGTGGAAGCCGGTGGCGCAACGATTTTCCCTGAAGCCGGTCTTTCCGTCATGC encodes the following:
- the can gene encoding carbonate dehydratase, which encodes MPLDHLLANNREWARKVNERDPVFFEQLAQQQAPEYMWIGCADSRVPANELINLMPGEVFVHRNVANLIVHSDLNCLSTLQFAVDMLKVKHVIVCGHYGCGGVRAALTETRVGLADNWLRHIQDIHRAHFRKIEQMPPEIRADKLCELNVIEQVVNASRTTVVEDAWARGQAVTVHGWVYSLQNGLLQDLQVSMESRDSLIDTYHDALKRWMVV
- a CDS encoding 2OG-Fe(II) oxygenase, which produces MKLGEEWQVWLQDNLNRGCTHQAIFKAMTGAGVDESAARQFMQSAIPDLDILASIAPDPLNSLEYRYDPMPIPDVNRLDVGDRTVSVAMRCELPQVIVFDGVLTDDECDEIIARSRAKLTRSAIVDPATGAFEVIDDRSSEGTYFNRCEDAFITRIDTRIARLMHWPLENGEGLQILRYGVGAEYKPHFDYFPPSDPGSATHLAHGGQRVATLVLYLNDVEAGGATIFPEAGLSVMPRKGSAVYFRYLNGQGQLDPLSLHGGAPVVAGEKWIMTKWMRERAY